In a single window of the Cucumis melo cultivar AY chromosome 11, USDA_Cmelo_AY_1.0, whole genome shotgun sequence genome:
- the LOC103497869 gene encoding pentatricopeptide repeat-containing protein At4g15720, translated as MLKRNLHFALTRPYLSRENERPFLQTIENLSLHLRNCNDLISSISTHSIALKLGFLNNTVTVNHLINCYVRFRSIATAHRLFDEMPNPNVVSWTSLMAGYVDNGQPSTALLLFGEMLRSPVVPNDFTFATAIKACSILSNLRYGERFHAHVEIFGYGCNIVVCSSLIDMYGKCNDVVKARSVFNSMSCKNIVSWTSMIAAYAQNAHGDEALKVFREFTSLSSERPNPYMLASVISACASLGRLVSGKVVHGAAICLGCDSSEVVASVLVDMYAKCGSLDYSDNVFNRISNPSVIPYTSMIVSTAKYGFGRKSLQLFEEMVRKGLKPNHITLLGVLHACSHSGLPNEGLYYLTSMYEKYGIMPETKHYTCVVDMLARSGELDKAFDIAKSMDVAPDDKALLWGALLSASRCHGRVDIAAEACQQLVNSNRQVAGAYVTLSNAYASAGDMEKAHKLRVEMKHTGVHKEPGCSWIEIKDSSYIFYAGEITSCPRGDEVLCLLRELDQKMKDRGYVRGRKGLVFVDIEEEAEEEKVWLHSERLALGFGLISIPKGLTIRIMKNLRMCSDCHEAFKLISEIMEREFVVRDINRFHHFQSGCCTCNGFW; from the coding sequence ATGTTGAAACGAAATCTCCATTTTGCCCTCACCAGGCCTTATCTTTCCCGCGAAAACGAACGGCCATTTCTTCAAACCATTGAAAATCTCAGTCTCCATCTTCGGAATTGCAACGATTTGATTTCTTCAATCTCCACTCACTCCATAGCCTTAAAGCTTGGATTCTTAAACAATACTGTCACTGTCAACCATCTCATCAATTGCTATGTCCGGTTCCGCAGTATTGCAACTGCACACCGACTGTTCGATGAAATGCCCAACCCAAATGTTGTGTCGTGGACCTCACTCATGGCTGGTTACGTCGACAACGGCCAGCCGAGTACCGCTCTTTTGCTGTTTGGGGAAATGTTGAGAAGTCCAGTTGTTCCTAATGATTTCACTTTTGCGACTGCGATTAAGGCCTGTTCGATCCTCTCGAATTTAAGATATGGTGAAAGGTTCCATGCCCATGTTGAGATTTTTGGTTATGGATGTAATATTGTGGTTTGTTCTTCTCTTATTGATATGTATGGAAAGTGTAATGATGTTGTTAAAGCTAGGAGTGTCTTTAATTCCATGTCTTGTAAGAATATAGTTTCTTGGACTTCGATGATTGCTGCTTATGCTCAGAATGCTCATGGTGATGAAGCATTAAAAGTGTTTAGGGAATTCACTAGTTTAAGTTCTGAACGTCCAAATCCTTACATGTTAGCTAGTGTGATTAGTGCTTGTGCAAGCCTGGGTAGGCTGGTTTCGGGAAAAGTCGTGCACGGTGCAGCTATTTGTCTTGGCTGTGATTCGAGCGAGGTAGTTGCAAGTGTGTTGGTTGATATGTATGCTAAATGTGGGAGTCTTGATTATTCTGATAACGTTTTTAACAGAATTTCAAACCCTTCTGTTATTCCTTACACTTCGATGATTGTGAGCACAGCAAAGTATGGATTTGGGAGAAAGTCTCTTCAACTCTTTGAAGAAATGGTTAGAAAAGGACTGAAACCTAACCATATCACTCTTCTTGGAGTCTTGCATGCTTGTAGCCATTCAGGGCTCCCTAATGAGGGCCTTTATTATTTGACATCCATGTATGAGAAATATGGGATAATGCCTGAGACTAAGCATTATACATGTGTTGTCGATATGCTAGCTCGATCTGGGGAGCTAGATAAAGCCTTTGACATAGCGAAATCGATGGATGTAGCTCCTGATGACAAGGCATTGTTGTGGGGAGCATTGCTTTCAGCGAGTAGGTGCCATGGCAGGGTAGATATTGCAGCTGAAGCTTGTCAGCAACTCGTGAATTCCAATAGACAAGTTGCTGGTGCATATGTTACTTTGTCGAATGCTTACGCGTCGGCTGGAGATATGGAGAAGGCTCACAAACTCCGAGTTGAGATGAAACATACTGGAGTTCACAAAGAACCAGGATGCAGTTGGATCGAGATAAAAGATTCAAGTTACATATTCTACGCCGGGGAAATAACTTCATGCCCACGAGGCGATGAAGTGTTGTGTTTACTGAGAGAGTTGGACCAGAAAATGAAAGATCGAGGTTACGTAAGAGGAAGGAAAGGATTGGTGTTTGTTGATATAGAAGAAGAGGCAGAAGAGGAAAAGGTTTGGTTGCACAGTGAGAGATTGGCATTGGGATTTGGTTTGATTAGCATTCCAAAAGGACTTACTATAAGAATAATGAAGAACTTGAGAATGTGCAGTGATTGTCATGAGGCTTTCAAGCTTATAAGTGAGATTATGGAGAGAGAATTTGTGGTTAGAGACATTAATAGATTTCATCATTTCCAAAGTGGTTGTTGCACTTGCAATGGTTTCTGGTAA